Within the uncultured Campylobacter sp. genome, the region CGCTAGTGCGCGTGCTTCCTAAGGGCAGTGAGATCATCTTTACCCAGCTTGGCGAAACGTTTTTTACCGCGATGAAGGTATCGTTTTTCACCTCGCTGCTTCTAGCGATGCCGATAATTTTCTGGCAGGCGTGGCTTTTCATAGCGCCTGGGCTTTACGACAACGAGAAAAAATACGTCATCCCCTTCGTTAGCGGCGCGAGCATTATGTTCTTTTTAGGCGCGGCATTTTGCTATTTTTTCGTAATCCCAGTCGCATTTAATTTCTTGGTAAATTTTGGCGCCAAGCAATTTACTGCGATGCCTACGATCGGCGAATATGTAGGCTTTTTCGCTAAGCTCGTCGTCGCATTCGGCATCAGCTTCGAGCTTCCGGTGGTGACATTTTTCCTCGCTAAAATCGGGCTTGTAACCAATAAAAGCCTAAGCGATTTTTTCCGCTACGCAATCGTCATTATTTTCATCTTTGCAGCGGTGATGACGCCGCCGGACGTGCTTAGTCAGTTTATGCTCGCAACTCCGCTAATTGCGCTTTATCTGCTCTCAATCTTCATCGCCAAAATGATAAATCCGTATAAGCCTGAGGATGACGAAAGCGAAAATTCCACGGACGTAGCGAAGGCGTGAGATGGCGGATCTAAATTTAGTTGGCAGCTACGATTACGAGCTTCCTAGCAAGCTCATCGCAAGCGCGCCCTTGATGCCCAAACAAAGCGCGCGCCTACTGATCTACGACCGCGCTAAAGAGCAGATCACCCACGCGCACTTCGGCGATCTGGCGGATGCCCTGCCGCCTTGCGATATTATTTTTAACGACACGCGGGTGATTAAGGCGCGCCTTTTCGGCCATAAAAACAGCGGCGGTAAGATCGAGCTTCTGCTAAACTCGCCGCTTGAGGGCGATAAATTTAGCGTCTATATTCGCGGCAGCGTCAAAGTAGGCAGCGAATTAAAATTTCAAAGCGGTCTTAATGCGCGCGTCTGTGAGCTTATGGAAGGTGGGCTTCGCATCGTGAAGTTTGAGCACGGCGGTAAAGCTTTAAACACCCATGATGTTTTTGAAATTTGCGAACGTATCGGCCATGTGCCGCTGCCACCGTATATCAAGCGCACCGATACCAAGCAGGACGAAAGCTGGTATCAAAGCATCTTCGCGCGCGAGCAAGGCGCCGTCGCCGCACCCACCGCGAGCTTGCATTTTGATAGCGAGATGATTGCGGATTTGCATAAAAATCACGAGATCCACTTCATCACGCTGCATGTGGGCGCGGGCACCTTTAAGCCCGTGGAAGTAGCGGATCTGCGCGAGCACAAGATGCACGGTGAGCTCTACTCTATCCCGCCGCAGACCGCGCAAATTCTAAAAAGCGAACGAAAAATTTTAGGCGTGGGTACGACCGTTACGAGAACGATCGAAAATTTTGCGCGCAACGGGCAAAGCAGCGGGATCTGCGAGCTGTTTTTGCACCCGGGCAATCCGCCGATAAGACAAAATTTTCTACTTACGAACTTTCACCTGCCCAAATCCACGCTGATAATGCTCGTAGCAAGCTTCATCGGCCTTGAGCGCACGCTTGAGCTCTACCGCATCGCAGTGGAGCAAAGATACCGCTTCTACTCCTATGGCGATGGGATGCTTGTGCTATGAAAGCCATAGTTTTAGGCGCGCTAGCAATATTGACTGCGACGGCAGGCTTTGTGGCAAGAAAACTTTTTGCTAAAAAGCCCGCCGTAAGCGGCAAAATTTTCTCCGCTGCGCCTAAAGCCAAAGAAAGTAATTCCGTCGTGCCTAGACGCGAGGATATCGCGCAGATCGATATTTTAAAAATTTTAAAATTTCAAAGCGAAATTTTATTTGAGGAGTGCACAAAATACGACAGCACGCTCTATCTTAGTTTCCCACCGCAGCTACCGCGTATCTACGGCGGCGAGGTGCTAAATCTCACTAGCGCGGTCTTTGACGCGTGCGAGTTTTTCCTGCAAAATATCGCTGAGCCAATCCGCGTAAGCGTGGAATTTAGCAGTAAGGAACTTAGAGCAAATATGAGCTCTATCAAGCTCGACGTGCGAGTAGGTATCGATCGCGAGCTAAAGGATCCGCGTACCTATGCGCTTAAAAGTGCACTAGAAAGCGCTGCTAGCACGGATGATGAGTATCTTACTTCGGCGCAGACCCATTTGCGTGCACTCGGTTCGCATCCAAGTATTGGAGCCGACGAGCGAGGGACATTTATCAAAATGGATGCGGTGCTTAGCTGCTTCGCGCAGCAGAGCTTTAGCGCCAAAAAATACGACTACAACGTCATCATCACGCATAAAAACCGCGCGATCTTTGAGGAGCTGCGAGATTTTTTGAGCGGGCTTGGTTGCGACGTGATGCCAAATTCCAACTGGGAGAGCGCAAAGAGGCACCTAAACGACTTCATCTACGTAGCCGACGTCGTCATTCTTGACGCCGAGATCCTGCGCGCAAATATAAGCGAAATAAACTACCTCAACGCGCTGGAAAAAGATGGGGTGTTTTTCATATTTTTACTTAAAAACAAACACTCGCTCAAGGTGCTGGAGGGGCTAAGCTTTAAATTTTTCAAGCTCGAGATGCCATATTTCTACGACGAGTTTTACGCCACGCTCGACATCATCGAAAAGATCAAAAACGATGAGAATTTCTTGGGGCTGTAGCGAACAGGCAGCGATAAATTTAAAACCTAAGAGATTGAAGTGCTATATTTTGACTTAGATTGGATCAAGGGCAATATAAAAGATAGCGAATATGCCTTAAGGCAGCAGCGGTACGAGGAGTATTTAGCAGGGCTGCATAAAAATATGCATACGCTAGAAAGAATTTTTGCGGGTATAAGCTTCAACGATGCACTATTGCTACCCAAAAAGCAAATCAATGAAAAGTTGCATTTGAAATTTTACATCGAAGATTTGCAAAATGGATATTATGAACTAAAATGCGTTATGAGCTCGGATCAAAGATGCGGCGCGGCAGCAGGCGAAATAATAACGAGCGAGATATTTTACGAAAATGGCAATTACCGCTTCTCTTTCATCCTTGCCTGTCTAAAGGAATACGCCGTTAATTTTTCCAGGATAGATAGCCTTAAATTTAACGCGATTTCGCAGAAAAAATACCACTTTGAGCATAAGAAATTTAAACTTTCATAGTAAATCCAAACCTCGGTTTTTTACGTATAAAATTTCATCCGCTAAAGATTGCCGCCTCGGTATTTATCTCATTTACAATCCAAAATTTAAAACGCTAGCGAGCTCGGTTTTAAGAGGTATGATTTTGATTTAGGCGCGAGCTTTTTGACAAACGATGCGAGCTTCGGAGGTATAAGAATTTTAGTTTTTCGTGACTTAGAATGTGTCGCGTACTTCAGGTCAAAGCGTAGCGATGTGAGATAAAAATTTTGCTCGCTCGAGTGCTGAGGCATTATGCTTTTAGAAAAGACACAAAGTAACGTAAATTTAGCTGTGCCTTGTAGCTGAAATCCATTAAATTTAAGCCAGAATCATTCGGCGACAGTGTCATTCGCCAAACCCTCTAAGGCAAAATCTCTAAATTTAAGTTCTGGACGTCATATGCAAGCAGATTTCCTTCTACCCTTAAAGCATTCAAATCATATTAAAATTTGAGCTTCCAAACGAACCTAAAGAAATTTTGACAATCACTACGTTGCATTTAAAAGCGCGCTCGATAAGAGATATAAAAAAACTAACAAATTTTAAAATTTAGCCAGACGAACTTTGCTTGCGATTTAAATTTTATCTTTCGCCCTCTTTTTTAGCCTTGACGGCTTCATAAAGTTCGTCGATCGAGGTTGCAGACGAGCCCGAATATTTCTGCGCCGCTCGCATGGTCTTTTTGCCCCATTTACCATCAATCATCACACCGTAGCCACCGAACATCAAACTACGTTGGATATAATAGACTTTATCTTGCTGCGTCATATTTTGTTGCTTCTGCACTTCGCGCTCAGCATCTTTTGCCTGCTCACTTTTATAAACAGCATCAGCCGTAAAGTATGCTAGCACTAAAGCTCCAGCGATCGGAACGACAAGGGTAACAAATCTATTATTTACGCTAGAAGTCAAGCCTTCTAAAATGCATTTTCAGCGCAAAACACTATAAAGCCCGGAATAAAAACGAGAACGGCATTGAAGCCACCACCTATCACGTATGCGAGCATACAGACTAAAATAATAGCTACAAGCCCCTCACCCAAACCGCTACCGGCAAGAAAGCCTAGGAAAAATTCATAATTTATCTTTAAATATTTTCGCGGTAAAACTCTCTGATTTTAAATTTAATCAAAGAGTTTTGAAATTTAACCGCCAATTTAAGGATTAGCAAGGGCTACTTAACGTGCTTCATAGTCCTCGTAAATTCCGGGCTATGATCTTTTGATAGTACCAACAAAGAATATAAAACTAAAATTACACCAATAAAGATAAGAAAAACACTTATGAGTCTAAAATCATATTTAATAAAACTATATAACCCTAAAGCAAAAGCCACTATGCCAATTAAAAAAACTATAAACCACGATCTTTGATAAGAGATCTCCGCCTGACATCCGCTACATACGACCGCACCGTATTTGATGTCGTCTTTGCCACAAAATGGGCACATTAAATGATCCGGATGTTCATTCTCTGCCATAATTTCTCCTTTGAAAAAATATAGGTGGAATTATATATATATATATAAGAGCGGGCTTAAATTTTAAAATTTAGAGTTTAAAATAGGGGGAATTTTAGCGGCTTTGTACCGCTAAAATTTAAAGATTTTCGAATGGATTTACGACCACGTCTTTGCGATCGATGATGTAAGGTATAAGGG harbors:
- the tatC gene encoding twin-arginine translocase subunit TatC, translating into MFEELKPHLAELRKRLVICVLSVIVLFIACFGFWEDILGFMTRPLVRVLPKGSEIIFTQLGETFFTAMKVSFFTSLLLAMPIIFWQAWLFIAPGLYDNEKKYVIPFVSGASIMFFLGAAFCYFFVIPVAFNFLVNFGAKQFTAMPTIGEYVGFFAKLVVAFGISFELPVVTFFLAKIGLVTNKSLSDFFRYAIVIIFIFAAVMTPPDVLSQFMLATPLIALYLLSIFIAKMINPYKPEDDESENSTDVAKA
- the queA gene encoding tRNA preQ1(34) S-adenosylmethionine ribosyltransferase-isomerase QueA encodes the protein MADLNLVGSYDYELPSKLIASAPLMPKQSARLLIYDRAKEQITHAHFGDLADALPPCDIIFNDTRVIKARLFGHKNSGGKIELLLNSPLEGDKFSVYIRGSVKVGSELKFQSGLNARVCELMEGGLRIVKFEHGGKALNTHDVFEICERIGHVPLPPYIKRTDTKQDESWYQSIFAREQGAVAAPTASLHFDSEMIADLHKNHEIHFITLHVGAGTFKPVEVADLREHKMHGELYSIPPQTAQILKSERKILGVGTTVTRTIENFARNGQSSGICELFLHPGNPPIRQNFLLTNFHLPKSTLIMLVASFIGLERTLELYRIAVEQRYRFYSYGDGMLVL